The genome window CCCCTGCTCATAACGGCTCAGCGGCAACCCTGCCAGATAATCGGGCAACAAAGCCTGCACCACCTCTTCCGCAGGGCGTGGCAAGCTCAACACAAACTCCTTGAAGAAGCGTGCCTGTGGGTACACCAGCTGAACGCCTGGCAGTTCCGTCAGCCGCTTTGCGAGGTAGTGCGCCTTTTGCAGGCACAGGTTTGCCACATGGCGCAGCCCCTGTTTGCCCATAGCACTGAGATACACTGCTGCCGCCAATGCCATCAATGCCTCGTTGGTGCAGATGTTCGAGGTCGCCCGCTCACGGCGGATATCCTGCTCGCGGGTGCGCAGGGTCATCACAAACCCTCGCCTGCCCTCCACGTCCACCGTCTCTCCGATGATGCGCCCGGGCAGGCGTCGAACATACTCCTCTTGGCACGCATAGAACCCCAGCAACGGACCTCCGAAGCCCATCGGCAACCCCAGAGGCTGTCCCTCGCCCACCACCACGTCCACGCCATACTCCCCCGGCGGTTTCAGAATGCCCAGCGCAATGGGGTCTACCGCCACAATGGCGAGCGCGCCGTGCTCGTGTGCCAGGGCAGTCAGATCTGCCATCGGCTCCAGGTTTCCGTAGAAGTTCGGGTTTTGCCACAACACGCACGCCGCGTGCTCGGCAATGGGCGAGTCCAGCAGGGTCACACCTTCCTCGCCACAGGGGATCTCCTGCACCTCCAGGTCGGCGGCTGTCGCGTAGGTACGCACCACGTGGCGATAGTGGGGATGGACGCTGCGCGAGATGACGATGCACCTGCGCCCTGTGTGATGCCATGCCATCAGCGCGGCTTCCGCGAGCGCAGTGGCGCCGTCGTACATCGAGGCGTTGCTTACCGGCATACCGGTCAGCTGGCATATCATCGTCTGGTACTCAAACATCGCCTGCAGGATGCCCTGGCTCACCTCGGGCTGATAGGGCGTGTACGCGGTGAGAAACTCGCCGCGTGAGAGGATGGCTTCAATGACCGCCGGCGCGAAATGGTCGTAGATTCCTGCTCCCAAAAAGGGGATACACTTCGATGTATCTATGTTCTGTGACGCAAGGCGTTGCATGTGCGCCTGCAGGGTGATTTCGTCCATCCCTTTCGGCAGGTTCAGCAAGCCCCGGAAGCGCACCTGCTCGGGGATATCGGCGAACAGCTCTTCGATGCTTGTGACGCCGATGGCGCGAAGCATCTTCTCGCGGTCGGCATCGGTGTGCGGAATGTAGGTCATGCCTTTTGACGCTCCTCGATGTATGCCGCGTATTGTTCAGCGGTGAGCAGGTTGTCTACCTCGGATGGGTCTGCCAGCTGCACCTTGATCAGCCATCCTTCGCCGTACGGGTCTTCGTTCAGTATCTCTGACCGCTGGGTCACCGCAGAGTTTGTCTCGAGGACCTCTCCTGCTATCGGTGCATACAGGTCTGCCACAGCCTTCACCGACTCCACCGTGCCGAACATCTCCTCTGCCTGCAGCACCCGCCCTGGCTCCGGCAGCTCCACGTACACAATGTCGCCCAGCTCGGAC of Armatimonadota bacterium contains these proteins:
- the gcvPA gene encoding putative glycine dehydrogenase (decarboxylating) subunit 1; the encoded protein is MTYIPHTDADREKMLRAIGVTSIEELFADIPEQVRFRGLLNLPKGMDEITLQAHMQRLASQNIDTSKCIPFLGAGIYDHFAPAVIEAILSRGEFLTAYTPYQPEVSQGILQAMFEYQTMICQLTGMPVSNASMYDGATALAEAALMAWHHTGRRCIVISRSVHPHYRHVVRTYATAADLEVQEIPCGEEGVTLLDSPIAEHAACVLWQNPNFYGNLEPMADLTALAHEHGALAIVAVDPIALGILKPPGEYGVDVVVGEGQPLGLPMGFGGPLLGFYACQEEYVRRLPGRIIGETVDVEGRRGFVMTLRTREQDIRRERATSNICTNEALMALAAAVYLSAMGKQGLRHVANLCLQKAHYLAKRLTELPGVQLVYPQARFFKEFVLSLPRPAEEVVQALLPDYLAGLPLSRYEQGREHHLLIAVTERRTRQEMDEFVQAMRRALSEE
- the gcvH gene encoding glycine cleavage system H protein; translated protein: MHIPGDLRYSKTDEWVRVEGNVATIGITDYAQSELGDIVYVELPEPGRVLQAEEMFGTVESVKAVADLYAPIAGEVLETNSAVTQRSEILNEDPYGEGWLIKVQLADPSEVDNLLTAEQYAAYIEERQKA